The following DNA comes from Lemur catta isolate mLemCat1 chromosome 8, mLemCat1.pri, whole genome shotgun sequence.
TCGTTTCTAAGTACTAATCACATTGACTATTTTCCCATATATTTACCATGCCAACCAACTGTTGATTACTGGCATATGGATTATTCACTATACCATTTCAAATTAGCAAGTATCctctttcttgtgtttttttgaACTTTCAGTTGTCTTTCTTCCACTATTAGCTACCATGTAACTAGGTAAACGCTCTGTTTTTATACTAATACATGTGAAACAGAATTGAGTACATAAATCTGCTTCCCAAACAAATGATTtgagattctttattcttttaaaatattcagatcaCTGCTCTCTTCTATCATTATTAGCATAATTATGAGTAGATTAATTagttaaaagagatttatttaatcctatttcagaaaaaaaaataagtcagttGAGAAACTCATTACTAGAATTTGGAATAAGAATgtctttggccgggcgcggtggctcacgcttgtaatcctagcacttgggaggccgaggcaggtggattgtttgagctcaggagtttgagaccagcctgagcaagagcgagacccccgtctctactaaaaatagaaagaaattatatggacaactaaatatatatagaaaaaattagctgggcatggtggcgcatgcctgtagtcccagctacccgggaggctgaggcagtaggatcccttgagcccaggagtttgaagttgctgtgagctaggctcacgccatggcactcactctagcccaggcaacagagcgagactgtctcaaaacaaacaaacaaaaaaagaatgtcttcAACTATGTTAAAACTATGAGATTCCCATGACAAGCTAAGTAAGATCTCTCTAAACTACCTACTGAAATATTACTGCTTCCTCTGGTCCTATGTTTCGTAGTTAAGATGCTTCTCAAGTGAGTTCACCCTCAAGGGGAGATTTATGGTGCACCAATCCCTGTTCTTCACAGATCATTCTCAGCTTCCCAGACAGACCCGCTTGATGAGCCTGATCCGATGAATGAAGACAAGCGCCATTCGCAGGGCACATTTACCAGTGACTATAGCAAGTACCTGGACTCCAGGCGTGCCCAAGATTTCGTGCAGTGGTTGATGAATACCAAGAGGAACAGGTAAGAGTCTAAACCTGGTCCAAAACTTGCACATACATATACTAAATATGTGTACAATTTCTCCTGACTTTCTTAAGTCATCATACGCACCAAATAGTGCCCATAAACACTTTCAATTTTGATGATTGTCAAGGTTGAAGATGCTATACTTTGTATTATGCCTCTGAATgtctcacccctcacccctccaaACCTCTTATGCACCCTACAATGTGACATAGACTTTAAATTATCTTCCCAACTGCAGTCTTAGCAATATTTACTTTCTTAcccattttctcttaaaattgaaAACTGACTTTTGTAGACCTGCAGAGTTAAGAATCTAATTTCTAcgaaaaaaatagagcaaatatAACATTCCTTTATGGGGTTCAAACCCATGACTACGATCACATTAAATTATCCCCTAGCCAAGGGTAAGGAATGGAAACAGATGCATTCCTTTTCTTGTAGAATAAAATCTaagatatgcatttaaaattacaGCCTAGCTGCACAGCATAAAGAGAGACGGCAGCAAATAAGAACACAAGCCTATCGTAAGGCATACATTTTAATGCTGGATTTTCTTTGACGAGTGTTGGGGTTTTTGCTGCATCTAGGCTACTGGAGGAAATTATCCGCAAGGGTTTCACAGAGATGGTggaatttcacaatttttttggAGGGTGGCCCACAAGGGGAAGGAAGTTGTGCATACAAAGTAGCTGAAAGAATCTGAAAATCAGGAAAAGGACATAGATTTGTctggagaaaatggagaaaggagcGGGAGTGAGAGAGCGAGCGCGAGCGCTCGAGCAAGCAGGAGGAATAGGAGAAACAGAGTTGGTAACCAAAGTTTCTTGAAGCGGAGGGTACAGCTGCAGGAAGATGGCTGTCACGGTCGGAGCCGAACTTGGGAGAGGTCCCTGCCAAGGACTACAGTGAAATGCGAGAAATcgcaaatttataaaaatgaaaacaactgtcCTCATCTTCTAGAATGGGAATGCCACAACTTGGTAAATTAATGTAAAGCAATCCTCACTCTTAGGCAGCGTCTGCTAAGTGTTTCAGATGAAATCTTGCAGGGGTAATAGTAACACATCCCGGGCAGACTGAGCGCGGCTGACAGCTCACCTCCACAGAGCGCTCTGCTCGCGCTCGATGCTGACATGGGCTCAGCTCCTGTGCTTTCCTCTTTGCTAGCAGAACACATTTTCTTGAATCTATTATCATGTGGCCCTTTTGATGACATTTTGAGATAGTCCTTTGCTTTCCCTTGAATCAATTAACTAACTCTGACCCCATATTTACTAATAACAAACAGCTGCCTTGCTGGCTAGCATAGCACAGTAGATAGCTCTACCCATCAAGACTACAGTAAAAGAGATGCAGCTTTAGTAACCAATGGCAGAGATACTCAGGGAAGGTGGAAATGGGAATGCCAGGAAAGGGGGAGAAGTTAGCCTTCCTTCACTGTAATTAGCCCTCTCCCACCAACCTGCAATCCAGACAAGCAATGTAGCTTCAAGACGAATCCCCTAGCCACTCCTAAACTTCCTACGCCCTTTCTACATAGAATCCCAATCCCAAAGTTGCCACTACTTAAAGGTGAGAACCATATTGCCAAAGAGACAGATCTTCAAATTAACTTTCACATTTCTTTCAGGAATAACATTGCCAAACGTCATGATGAATTTGAGAGACATGCTGAAGGGACCTTTACCAGTGATGTAAGTTCTTATTTGGAAGGCCAGGCTGCCAAGGAATTCATTGCTTGGCTGGTGAAAGGCCGAGGAAGGCGAGAGTAAGTCTGTACAttcttatttgacattttttttttttccttgatgcaGAAAATTTAAGACTCCAGTCTTTCTGGGTCTAGAATACAGAAGCAATTAGTATAGTCTTACAAAGTAAGGAAATTACTCCTATTGGtgaaaaacagtataaaataaagtCTAGTCCACATTATTTTTGGTAGGGAGTATTAAAATAGAGATCCaggttacatttttatttcttattacagTTGTGTTATAACTAGGTATGAATTTCTTGTCCAAGCCAGGACACCTCTGAAAGTAAATGCTTTTGATAACTACACTGAGACAAGTTTAAGCTAGGACTTGCCCAGGAAAGCTGtagataaggaaaaaagaagaaataatgcaaaaactttaaatatttaagtatttaaataaaacttttagtaTTTAAAGTTtgactttaaatatttacatatgtgaTCAACATATACTTATGTATcaacaaacagataaaaatgtgATGAAGACTGCAAGGAACCAtatataagatattaataaaacaataaagtacAGATATGCAgaaatattcatgtatttaaCAACAACTTTTTATGGGGCTATCATATAGATACCCATTAAATAATCAAAGTTGAAAATGAGACTGTTAGTTACTTGCTTGGATTTTAACACAACCAGACAGATCCCTGAACCATCTCATTTTCTTGTGACCATTTTGATTGGCATTTGAAATATGGGAGCCAAGAAATTTATGttcaactttcatttttaaaatagatttacaaCCAGCGTATTGAGACTTAACAAGATCTCAAGATGAAAGGGAACTAGTAttatggctgatttttaaaacattaacaatCTAACTTACAAAACCAATGGTAAAATAATTGCTTACACTTGAggatattttatagtattttaaaggGATACCAAAAGGTCTGCTAtggaaaacaagtaaaataaagtCTAATATATACCAAGTTTTAATCCCTTAATACTACATTTTACAAGGCTGTTCTGACAATCTCTTGTTTTATGGGATATAACATATTTTGTTGAATTACGGACAACTTAGTCTCAACAATAGCTTCTGTGTTGCCAATATACTAAAATCTTTGAAGCAACCTGAAATATTAAAAAGGGCATAAAGTTACACAGGCTTGGTTTCAGATCATAGCTCTGctactttatatttttccaacAGTCACCTGTTCACCTGGGTTTTTGAGGCGTTTCATAGCAGGCCCTCTATAAACAGAATTCTTTACTGTTTTCCCAATGACACTTGTGCATGTTACCAATGCTAGGCAATTCATAAGCATTTACTGAAAATGTCTAATAAAACActaattttaattctcattttcttagTTTCCCAGAGGAAGTCACCATTGTTGAAGAACTTGGCCGCAGACATGCTGATGGTTCTTTCTCTGATGAGATGAACACAGTTCTTGATAATCTCGCCACCAGGGATTTCATCAACTGGTTGATCAAGAATAAAATCACTGACAGGTGACTGCTTTTCAGTTAATTCTGAAGACCatgaaaacttttataaatattgtttatCATACTGCTCTCCATGTGGGGGAGAGAGTCTTTCCCTTgcattatgtaataaaaattatgcatGTTTAAATTATGTGagaatacattattatatttgttttttatcatgacagtttttatccatttacttatttattccaaaaatgtttactatctatAAGAGAGAAGTCACTAGGAACACAAGTATGAATGAAAAATGGAGGTGTTAAATTATTCACACATTAATGTCACATTAAAAATTGCTATGTGTGCTGAAATTTTAGCACAAAGGTGAAAGGTGAAAGGCAGTATATATAGTATTATGTACTTAATAAGCATAGTAGTAAAAATTGAACACCAATTTTTGAATACCAAAATAATCACTTATCTTGatgttattttaattgtttttataattattcataaatctttatttttttcataggcAGACTTTAGGATAAATAAtctttacatgaaaatatttaaagagtccAAAGATGGAGGGATTTACAGATGAAGGgattgataaataatttttatcaaaataaatcatTGAAAATTTTCCTGTATAAGTTAACTATATCATCTGGTTATTATAGTTATGTTAAAtcattgtcttttgttttttatctctaGGAAATAAGTACATCACTGTTCAAGACCATCTTCACAACATCGCCTGCCAGCCACTTGGGatgtttgaaattttaagttCTGTAAATTTGAGAGGTGTATTCTGAAGCCATCTCATTTTGCATGccaataaataaattatcttttagcATTGTGTAGCCAAAAGATTGTAAATGGAATAAACTATTAtcaaaatattgctaaaatatcagctttaaaatataaaagtgctggattctcttattttcttcttattttggaTGAAGCACCCCAACCTGTTCACTGTTagcaatgaaattatttttctaggatataatttgtaaatgtaaattattcCAATCACAACATATCTGCATTACCATAATAGGAGAAGGGAAGAACTGGTAACCACAGTGGTAAAACTGGAAAGAGGATTTTCTTCTTGAAACCTTTGTCATAAAACACTGCTTTCAATTTATCAAAGAcacacttaaataaaattttcaagctCTTTACcattgtctgttttctctctatAGGCTCCCCTTCCTCATGCCCCTACTCCTCCCCCAAACCCCTCCTTCCTAAGCCAGTAGCCCACAAGTCAAATGTGGTGCCTAGGCATGACTTCATGTTTTGAATGGCtgcacagtattttaaaattttgagccAACATTGAAAAATCAGAATCTTTCATATAAAACTTttgatttctggcttctcttgaaaacgTAGGTCATCAGGCAATATTAGACCCAAAAAGCAAATCTGTCGTGGAGCTAAGTAACGGCTGCCTCTTGCTAAAGGGCCAAGTGCTCCCCAGCTCCCCAGagtgcccccaacacacacccatGTGTGCTTACAAACCCCACTCACATAATTTGCACATGTAGGCACTTACCTCTGGCCCACGTTACTTACACACCACACCTTACTGGCACCTCGTCTCCCTATCCTGCAGTGGCCAGCATCTTGGGCCAGTCTGATGCTGATTGCCAAGCCTGAGATTTTTCTTTGCTGTATACAGCTTTGCCAACTCTATTTCTCAATCTCTATGGTGGTCCTATAAGGTAGACTTACCCACCAATAAAATTCCCAAGTTTGCAAATTACTTATATGCTTTGATCAGCAGTAGTGAATTCGAAGTAATACCTCTAGTAATCACTCTCACCCATTTCCATAATGACAGATGAGCTTTTCCAGAGATGGCTGGAAATTTTAAGACTAGAATTGTCTTAGTAAGGCTACTGCTAGCTGTAAGATCCTGACCAGTCATTTAAGCTCTCTAGGACTAAGttgcttatttgaaaaaaataaggttaaaatTGTCCAATCACCATCCTATCTTACAGAAGTCTTTGTTTATAATTGTATTTGCCTTATTATAAGGTTTCGGTAAAAATAGGATCCTGAGATACTCATCCTAAAATGGTTGTCATGGAGGGGCTCAGGGCAGAAATTACCTTTGTATGTATCAAAATTATGTCTGTCAGCTTCTCCAGAACTAAAATCGTCATATCTTCCTCCAAAGCATCTCAGTGAAGGAGGCTCATGGGATACCCATAGCAAACACGACTGCATGTGACACAAGTATGTTCTCGAAGTAGGGttttgttcatttccttattGTTTAGGTAAAGGTTGGCTATGTTGACTGTTAAAGCATTCAACAGGTAAGagcaaagtaaaatatttttcacagttctaacCTTGAGAACATCTCAGTTCACACTCCAATTAAGCAGCAGCCTTCAAAATCACAAGATGTGCTCATACAAAAGAGAGGAGGTCATCAGCTAAGAAAACTGGCACCTAGCTGGGGTGAACGGAAGAGGGGAACATAAGACAGTGAATGTGAGTCAAGCCCAAAAGAGTGCCAAAgatcaaaatcagaaaagatgAATCTGCCCTTAATTTCAAGAGGCAAGCTAAGGGATGCCATTGGGAAAGAAAGCTAAGCAAGTGAGTGAGGAGTCATGTACGTATAGAAATGATgttaaataccatttaaaatagataaaagtaaaaCACCCAAcaaagaaattattaaagaatatttagcATAGGACTTgtatagaattttatatctttaaCTATAGAACTAACTTAAATAATGGAGAGAAAAGAGTCAGATTGAATGAATATACAGtgttttgttaatataaaatactatatacatACCCCTATTTCTACTAAACAGTATTACAGAGCTGAGACTAATACAAGTCATATTAATTAATGTAAATGAATTTATCTcactcattaaaagaaaaaattattagaataaccAACAATGCAAAATTCAACTGTATGCTGTATCCAAAAGACacacttaaaaacattaaaaataaaggcaaaattaaactagggaaatgtaaatataaaagaaagcagGCATTGCACTCTTTTTATCAGAAAaggtaaaatcaagaaaaaaattaaggaaagaaaagaaggacaCTTTAAAATTCTAAGTGTTATGATTAATAATGAAGatatataacaattattaatatctatGTACCTAATAGCACATCAACCACTTTCATAAAGCAGAACTCAtgaaattcaagaagaaatagtcAGATACACACTAATAATAGGAGATCTTAACACTACTCTCTTAGTCCAAGACAGAGCCGGTGAAGCAAAAATTAAGATGCAGAAGACCTAAACAACATAATCAATAAGGCAGATCTTATAAATTTAAGTTGAACCATTACTTCTGGTGAAAGAAGATACATACTCTTCAAGAGCACATGGAACATAAACAAAAATCTTACTAGACAACAAAGAAAACCTCGCACagtgttctctgaccacagtgcaataaaaccagaaatgaatatgaaaatcatttttaaaagtctttttttcacCTATACATTAAAATACATGATATTAAACAACTTTTGAGTCAAAGGGACATTCCAATACAAAGTTTCCAGAGTttatagaaaataacaataaagaaacTGTTACAGCAGGGCTGCAGTGGAAAtttttactatgaaatatttggaccatacaaaaaaattttaagtgaaagtAAGTAGATTAAATATGTAATTCAAAAAGCTAGGAAAAGActaaaagtaaatagaaataaaaggtaaaaaaggatgatttaatttaaaaagcaggaagtTAATGAGATAGAAAATGCATAAATCGTTGAATTTAGGGTTAAATAAAATTGCTGGTTCTTTGGGGAGAAAATTCAGCAAACTAGACAAATGACTGAAAATCCTACTTTTTTATAAAGGGAGAAAGTGCAAATACCAAAATAAGAAGtaacaaaggagaaataattaaCTAAGTAAAGGGATCTTGTAAAAATTACAGGACTAATATAAAAAACTCTAAGCTAACACATTTAAATACTTAGTTTAAAAATCTTCATGAGATAATATGATTTACCAAAATTTTCCCccatatagaaaaataatccaaagagatcattttccattaaaaaatacagaaagatctcATTATAAAAAAGCATTCAGATTAAATGGTTTCACAGTGGATTTCTACTTAACATTGAAATAACAGATAATTCAATGATCTTTAAGGTATTTCAGAATGCTGAAAGAACAAAAActtctaaattctttttctgaaataaagtataacattgataccaaaatatgaaaataaattatgcaaaatTTTACACATGAATGTCACTTGTGAACATAGAggcaaatatcttaaaatattaacaaagaaaatcacactgtacattaaaaataatatataatgaccAAAAAGGATTATGCTATGGATGCAAAGTGATTCAATACTAGAAAATCGTTTAATATAATTCATCATAGTAATAGGCATGTCAAAAACTGTATCATCTTCATAGAAGCCAAAAAGGTACTCGACAATATTAAATTCTCATCCATGACAAAataataattgataaataatttttaatatgatgaaACATATACTTCAGTCTAAAAATGCAGTTTACTTAATTGGAAATATTGGAGGAATTCACATTAGGgccagaaacaaagaaaatacactCCTTATTTTGGCTACTAATGTTTTAAAGGTGTTAAGAAATACAATTAAACAAGAGAAAGGGCACAAACAGTAAGGatataataaaattctatttaaggATGATATGTTTGTATATCTGAAAAACTcaaaaaactatagaaaattaCTACAAACAATAAGATAATTCAGTATATtaggttataaaataaatatataacatcagtagccttcagaaagaaaataaatgaaaagaaacataaaacaaatacagTCAATGCTCATTAATTCATGGTATTTATGTTCTGTGAAGTTAccatgaacactgaattagtgaatactgaactATTACTCCCAGGGAGCAGACAGATTTAAGTTCCTGCAAGCCTCAGGTAACATTGAAACACCATTTGCCTTGTATAGGTTTCTTTGCTGATGTCCTTATGAAACAAGCCAGTCTCATCAGCACTGAAAACCTCTTCCACATAACCTTTTCCTTCATAACACCTaacaggtattttaaaattttttctgcaGCCTCCTCATCTACAGAATCTGCCTTGATGACCtacaaatttaacatttttctgccatatcactttttaaaatatgcaaaccAGACTGCGCTAGCTGAGAAAggtttaatattttcttgtacTTGGGTTACgtttctgtatagttttttaacTTTCAGTCTCCCactatgctttttttaaaattagtagtCACCTCATGAATCCACAAGTTCAGGTACTTCTTGCACTTATGAACACTAGGCAGCACTTCAACACTATACTTGGGAACCATTTTAAACAGAGATATCAcctacaaaaaggagaaaaatgtgaaagagGTGGTACTGAATAGACCTCAAAAACGAcatttgtttacagtatgagaaCTGAAACAAGGCAGAGTGTCACCTTTTTtaacctcagctgggaacatgtgCACTGGATGACTCAAATTTTTCGCCACTCTGCATCTCTCCATGAATAACCATGAAAGTGCTGTACTGATTtgaggttacaaataaattttagtaagtAGGTGAATCTGCAAATATGAAATCTGTGAACTATAAGGATTGACTGTAGTTCAAGAAATCAGAGTAAGATGGTATATACAAttcaaaatatactaaaaccaaatatatttataaaaaactaaatatattttagttttacacTAAATATAAGTGAACTAAATATTCTAATTGAAGTCTAAGGTCATCcaattgtattaaaaaattcaaccgggctgggcacagtggctcatgcctataatcccagccctttggaggctgaggcaagagaattgcttgagccaccaaactcagctaatttttctattttttgtagaaatgaggtctcactcttgctcaggctggtctctaactcatGGCTTCAAGCAATACTTCCAGCCTTgccctctcaaagtgctaggataacaggcatgagttACTACACCCAGCCCAGATTCAGTTTCTCTCTCAGATCAGGAACTACTGATGGATACacttggaagcagagagcccaAAATAGAGTCTTGGCTGGAGTTTTACATTTTGCTGGTCATGTAGTCATATTCCAACTAAATAACCAATTTCAACAGCAGAACTGAAACCAGGTAGAAAATATCACTCTCATGGATGCTAATAATCGATCTTAACAAGGCAGAACAGGCCaagcatggtagctcatgcctgtaatctcagcactttggaaagctgaggtgggatgatctcttgaggccaggagttagaaaccagagtgggcaacatagaaagaccctgtctctacaaaaaaataaaaaatgtttgccaaGTGTGGTtatgcatgcctgtaatcccagctactcaggaagctgaggtgggaggatcccttgagcccaggagtttgaggctaaagcgagctataattgtgccactgcactccagtctggcagcctgggtgacagagtgagaccctatctctgcaaaaaaaagaaaaaggaaaagaagaatatattatata
Coding sequences within:
- the GCG gene encoding pro-glucagon gives rise to the protein MKSIYFVAGLFVMLVQGTWQRSLQNTEEKSRSFSASQTDPLDEPDPMNEDKRHSQGTFTSDYSKYLDSRRAQDFVQWLMNTKRNRNNIAKRHDEFERHAEGTFTSDVSSYLEGQAAKEFIAWLVKGRGRRDFPEEVTIVEELGRRHADGSFSDEMNTVLDNLATRDFINWLIKNKITDRK